A portion of the Candidatus Pristimantibacillus lignocellulolyticus genome contains these proteins:
- the greA gene encoding transcription elongation factor GreA, with amino-acid sequence MANEEVVLTQDGHDQLTAELEELKGTKRREIAERLKQAISYGDLKENGEYHAAKDDQAFMETRIKQIEAMLRVARIVKAESKSNVTVGSTVVLYDEEYDENVEYTIVGQSEADVANFKISYESPLGKTIIGKKVNDTIKVEAPVGTITYKLLEIK; translated from the coding sequence ATGGCAAATGAGGAAGTAGTTTTAACACAAGATGGACATGATCAATTAACAGCAGAACTAGAAGAGTTAAAAGGAACTAAGCGTCGCGAAATAGCAGAACGTTTGAAGCAAGCGATTAGCTATGGTGACTTGAAAGAAAATGGTGAGTACCATGCTGCCAAAGACGATCAAGCATTTATGGAAACACGTATTAAACAAATCGAAGCGATGCTTCGCGTAGCAAGAATAGTTAAAGCGGAAAGTAAATCAAATGTAACAGTTGGTTCCACAGTTGTATTGTATGATGAAGAATATGATGAAAATGTTGAATATACGATTGTAGGTCAGTCAGAAGCAGATGTTGCAAACTTCAAAATTTCATACGAAAGTCCGCTTGGAAAAACAATTATCGGTAAAAAGGTCAACGATACGATTAAAGTTGAAGCACCAGTTGGAACGATTACGTATAAACTTCTTGAAATAAAATAA
- a CDS encoding endonuclease/exonuclease/phosphatase family protein, with protein sequence MKRLIIRFVLSIIMIVIIVIGGFVGYVSLTDYKPDAVEPLLIRHPVSETINVTKPFTITTFNIGYAGLDAKQDFFMDGGKKSRSSSLDQTISNMEAITATMNQLNSDIFLLQEVDIDSTRSYRLNEVDMIIKQLPNYSSVFAYNYKSPWVPIPITKPMGKAESGLLSLSKFNISNQTRYDLPGKESWPVQLFELDRAFVEMRFPVSNEQELILLNLHLSAFDKGGTIRQQQLQFLSQYIEEQMTEGHYLIIGGDWNHVLPGTDSTKFPTKQSWPEWLQQFPEDFKPDGFQWAVNADIPTVRTLDVAYTAGENFLAVIDGFLVSPNVEIVNVATENLQFANSDHHPVTATFKLKTK encoded by the coding sequence ATGAAAAGACTGATTATACGTTTTGTACTATCTATAATTATGATCGTCATAATTGTTATTGGTGGATTTGTTGGATATGTCTCGCTTACTGACTATAAACCTGATGCTGTTGAACCTCTATTAATTCGTCATCCTGTATCTGAAACAATTAATGTTACAAAACCATTTACAATTACTACGTTCAATATTGGGTATGCCGGATTAGATGCTAAGCAAGACTTTTTCATGGATGGAGGAAAAAAGTCTCGATCAAGTAGCTTAGACCAGACGATAAGTAATATGGAAGCAATTACTGCGACAATGAATCAATTGAATTCAGATATCTTTCTTTTACAAGAAGTGGATATTGATTCCACTAGATCGTATCGATTGAATGAAGTCGACATGATAATTAAGCAATTACCCAATTATAGTAGCGTATTTGCGTATAATTATAAATCACCTTGGGTGCCTATCCCTATTACTAAACCAATGGGCAAGGCAGAAAGTGGACTTCTATCTCTTAGCAAATTCAATATTAGTAATCAAACTAGATATGATCTTCCCGGTAAAGAAAGCTGGCCTGTACAATTATTCGAGCTAGACCGAGCATTTGTAGAAATGAGATTTCCAGTCAGCAATGAGCAAGAGTTAATATTGTTAAACCTTCATCTATCCGCATTCGATAAAGGTGGTACGATACGTCAACAACAATTACAATTTTTAAGCCAATATATAGAAGAACAGATGACCGAGGGTCATTATCTTATTATTGGTGGGGATTGGAATCATGTATTACCAGGAACGGATTCTACTAAATTCCCTACAAAGCAATCATGGCCAGAATGGCTTCAACAATTTCCGGAAGATTTCAAACCGGATGGCTTCCAATGGGCAGTTAACGCCGACATTCCAACGGTACGCACGCTTGACGTTGCTTATACAGCAGGGGAGAATTTCTTAGCTGTCATTGATGGATTCTTAGTATCGCCTAATGTTGAAATCGTTAATGTTGCTACAGAGAACTTGCAATTTGCAAATAGTGATCATCATCCAGTAACCGCTACATTCAAGCTAAAAACCAAATAA
- a CDS encoding glycosyl hydrolase, which translates to MKNITIYHSNGAEQLFIEKNIEQLAPFTSDAKEVTISINEQMTFQELDGFGASFTDSSAYLMNQVLEPEQREQAMKKLFDPVEGIGLSVVRNPMGASDYARDFYSYNDLPEGETDVALSQFTIAHDEQDVVPLVKEAMLLNPEIKLMASPWSPPAWMKTSGSMIGGELKKEYYATYANYFVKYIQAYAKHGLPMYAVTPQNEALYSPGHYPGMIMLPEVQSEFIKDYLKPAFVKHGISTKILCYDHNWDEPNYPLHVLETADDAVDGVAWHWYGGPPSAQSDVFHKFPLKEVHFTEGSGGDWIPAFEPAFSNVMRTGIEIIRNYSKSLVLWNMALDENNGPFVPGFGTSTCRGIVQVNQQTKELTYTLDYYALAHFSKCIRPKAVRLDTQSTNEHLRAVSAKNTDNSIAVVLFNDSELNYNASIALPGAESIVIAVEAKSAVTIHLKR; encoded by the coding sequence ATGAAAAACATCACAATTTATCATTCCAATGGGGCAGAACAATTGTTTATTGAAAAGAATATTGAACAATTAGCTCCTTTTACTTCAGATGCCAAAGAAGTGACGATTTCAATTAATGAGCAGATGACCTTTCAGGAATTAGATGGTTTCGGTGCTTCTTTCACAGACTCTTCTGCTTATCTAATGAATCAAGTATTAGAACCAGAACAACGTGAACAAGCAATGAAAAAGTTGTTTGATCCTGTTGAAGGGATAGGTTTGTCTGTAGTGCGTAATCCGATGGGAGCATCGGATTATGCAAGAGACTTCTATAGCTATAATGATCTTCCAGAAGGGGAGACAGATGTAGCATTATCTCAGTTCACGATTGCACATGATGAGCAAGATGTTGTTCCCTTAGTTAAGGAAGCAATGCTATTAAATCCTGAGATTAAATTAATGGCATCACCTTGGAGTCCACCTGCTTGGATGAAGACTAGTGGTTCGATGATAGGCGGGGAGTTGAAAAAAGAATATTATGCAACTTACGCTAACTATTTTGTGAAGTATATACAAGCCTATGCCAAGCATGGACTACCAATGTATGCAGTAACTCCACAAAATGAAGCACTTTATTCTCCTGGGCATTATCCGGGTATGATTATGTTACCAGAAGTTCAAAGTGAATTTATTAAAGATTATTTGAAACCTGCTTTCGTGAAACACGGTATTTCTACTAAAATACTATGTTATGACCACAACTGGGATGAGCCGAACTATCCGCTTCATGTGCTGGAAACAGCAGATGATGCAGTAGACGGTGTCGCATGGCATTGGTATGGTGGTCCACCAAGTGCTCAGTCTGATGTATTTCATAAGTTCCCGTTGAAAGAGGTACACTTTACTGAGGGATCTGGCGGGGATTGGATTCCAGCTTTTGAACCAGCATTCTCTAATGTCATGCGAACTGGTATTGAGATCATTCGTAATTATAGTAAAAGCCTTGTGCTGTGGAATATGGCATTAGATGAAAATAATGGGCCATTTGTACCTGGTTTTGGTACTAGTACTTGTCGTGGTATCGTGCAAGTCAATCAGCAAACAAAAGAGCTTACTTATACGTTGGATTATTATGCATTAGCTCATTTCAGTAAATGTATTCGTCCTAAAGCGGTTCGTTTGGACACACAATCTACGAATGAACATCTTCGTGCAGTGTCCGCAAAAAATACGGATAACTCTATTGCCGTTGTATTATTTAATGATAGTGAACTGAACTATAATGCGTCAATTGCATTGCCTGGTGCAGAATCAATCGTTATAGCAGTAGAGGCGAAGAGCGCGGTAACAATTCATTTGAAACGTTAA
- a CDS encoding sugar ABC transporter substrate-binding protein, which yields MFYGNGSKSKKSFMLFSVVMIFALVLSACGKGSSNDNEKISIADRYELDENTPAWKLDKKEEMTTLTWYVNADWWNTDYGNDVVTKKIKEDLNIDIKFLTGDDTKLNTFFAGDDMPDIITVLDAKTALVQKANSWAMPLNDLAEQYDPYFFKVAAEDTLNWFKLEDGKTYGYSNYSNTKEDYESGEIPAKTAFIIRKDVYEALGQPSMGTPEEFQNVLAQIKTEFPALLPFGFNSIGTGTSSLGDVFQDFIGVPLTDENGQFYDRNLDSDYITWLATLNKAYQKGLISDDSFADDGTSFEEKVKSGKYATMLLDGTPQQGGNLQIFNSANPGKEYIAIDGPQSTVGNSPTLNQSGVTGWMVNFITNSNPEPAKSIQLFTYLLSEEGQMLMNYGIEGETYTKTADGKVEFTPDVKEMQLNNADQFKKEYRFGEFMFFGHDKHKSLSEDSAPESVKQLREWGKGKLVPHFVIENLTPDQGTPEARSLSAINTQWNTTLVSLIRSKTDAAFNNTLQQYETFLKDNNWESVVKVYNEKMLVNKEKLGL from the coding sequence ATGTTTTATGGAAACGGAAGTAAATCGAAAAAGAGTTTTATGTTATTTTCTGTAGTAATGATTTTCGCACTGGTATTGTCGGCTTGTGGTAAAGGTTCTTCAAACGATAATGAGAAGATTTCCATTGCAGATCGATATGAATTAGATGAAAACACTCCAGCTTGGAAGTTAGATAAGAAAGAAGAAATGACAACATTAACATGGTATGTCAATGCTGATTGGTGGAACACAGACTATGGTAATGATGTTGTAACGAAAAAAATTAAAGAAGATCTAAATATTGATATTAAATTCCTTACAGGTGACGACACTAAATTAAACACATTCTTCGCTGGTGATGATATGCCAGACATAATTACTGTGCTTGATGCAAAGACAGCACTTGTACAAAAAGCAAACTCATGGGCAATGCCATTGAATGATTTGGCAGAACAATATGACCCATACTTCTTTAAGGTAGCTGCTGAAGATACTTTGAATTGGTTCAAACTTGAAGACGGAAAAACATACGGTTATTCTAACTATTCCAATACAAAAGAAGATTATGAAAGCGGAGAAATTCCTGCGAAAACAGCATTCATTATTCGTAAAGATGTATATGAAGCACTAGGACAACCGAGCATGGGCACTCCAGAAGAGTTCCAAAATGTATTAGCTCAAATTAAAACTGAATTCCCAGCACTACTTCCATTTGGTTTTAATTCCATTGGTACAGGTACAAGTTCATTAGGTGATGTATTCCAAGACTTTATCGGGGTTCCTCTTACTGATGAAAACGGACAGTTCTATGATCGTAACTTAGATAGTGATTATATCACTTGGTTAGCTACATTAAACAAAGCTTATCAAAAAGGACTAATTAGTGATGATAGCTTTGCAGATGATGGTACATCTTTTGAAGAAAAAGTGAAGTCAGGTAAATATGCAACAATGTTACTTGATGGTACACCACAACAAGGTGGTAACTTACAAATTTTCAATAGTGCTAACCCTGGTAAAGAGTATATCGCTATTGATGGTCCACAAAGTACAGTAGGAAATAGTCCTACACTAAATCAATCTGGAGTTACAGGTTGGATGGTTAACTTTATTACTAACTCTAATCCAGAACCAGCTAAATCTATTCAATTATTCACTTACTTGTTAAGTGAAGAAGGTCAAATGCTGATGAACTATGGTATTGAAGGCGAAACTTATACAAAAACAGCAGATGGTAAAGTAGAATTCACGCCTGATGTGAAAGAAATGCAATTAAATAATGCAGATCAGTTTAAGAAGGAATACCGTTTCGGAGAATTTATGTTCTTCGGTCATGATAAACATAAATCATTAAGTGAAGATTCAGCACCTGAATCAGTGAAACAATTGAGAGAGTGGGGTAAGGGGAAATTGGTGCCGCACTTTGTAATTGAAAATCTTACACCTGACCAAGGTACTCCTGAAGCTAGATCTTTAAGTGCTATTAATACACAATGGAATACAACGCTTGTAAGCTTAATTCGTTCGAAAACTGATGCAGCTTTCAATAATACCCTTCAACAATACGAAACTTTCTTGAAAGATAATAATTGGGAATCTGTTGTTAAAGTTTATAACGAAAAAATGCTTGTAAACAAAGAGAAATTAGGTCTTTAA
- a CDS encoding carbohydrate ABC transporter permease, which produces MNSKTLKKDWNSRLFEYANMALLIIFTILIIVPLWNVIVSSFSSSRALSEGGFIFWSPEFSLENYRAVFRDDMIWQSFFISVAKTVIGVITHVLFCAMVAYGLSKNNIRGRKFYVGMGVVTMFFSGGMIPTYLLIKDLGMLNSFWVYIIPALLSFYDVIILMNFFRNVPLALEESAKIDGAGHWKIFLKIFIPLSMPAMATIALFNGVGQWNDFMTTKIYVTNEYLYPLQMKLYEIIVQAQTQSMQNVGGSVVIETATKGVQLATIVITTLPIVIMYPLLQRYFISGMMVGAVKE; this is translated from the coding sequence ATGAATTCGAAAACATTAAAAAAAGATTGGAATAGCCGGTTATTTGAATATGCCAACATGGCACTTCTAATTATATTTACGATTCTTATTATAGTTCCGTTGTGGAATGTTATTGTTTCTTCTTTTAGCTCGAGTCGAGCATTATCAGAGGGCGGATTTATTTTCTGGTCCCCTGAATTTTCATTAGAAAATTATCGTGCAGTTTTTCGAGATGATATGATTTGGCAATCGTTCTTTATCTCCGTAGCGAAAACAGTTATTGGTGTAATTACGCATGTACTATTCTGCGCAATGGTTGCTTATGGACTAAGTAAAAACAACATTCGTGGTCGTAAGTTTTACGTTGGTATGGGTGTAGTTACGATGTTCTTCTCTGGCGGTATGATTCCTACTTACTTGTTAATTAAGGATCTGGGAATGTTAAATAGCTTTTGGGTGTATATAATTCCTGCGCTATTGAGTTTCTATGATGTTATTATCTTAATGAACTTTTTCAGAAATGTTCCACTTGCATTAGAAGAATCAGCAAAAATCGACGGTGCAGGCCATTGGAAAATTTTCTTGAAAATATTTATTCCGCTTTCCATGCCAGCAATGGCTACAATAGCATTGTTCAATGGTGTTGGGCAATGGAATGACTTTATGACGACTAAGATATATGTTACCAATGAATACTTATATCCTTTGCAGATGAAGCTATATGAGATTATTGTACAAGCTCAAACGCAATCGATGCAAAACGTTGGTGGTTCAGTCGTTATAGAAACTGCAACTAAAGGGGTTCAATTGGCAACGATTGTAATTACAACATTACCAATTGTTATTATGTATCCATTATTACAGCGCTACTTTATTTCTGGAATGATGGTTGGGGCGGTGAAAGAATAA
- a CDS encoding ABC transporter permease subunit, translating into MVETQSIKKAREPLAKRFKQFFIDFARQWEIQSMILPGIIFMFIFCYIPIYGLSIAFKRYTVIDKLDTAPWVGFENFKLILSDSFFWDSVVNTLGISFLKLGIGFIIPIILSIMIYEVSSSRLKKFVQTVSYLPHFLSWIVLGGMLINWFATSGLFNEVLLSLGIIDEPRNILLDPNKYWWIATLSDIWKEAGWGTILYLAVMAKIDPTFYEAAKIDGAGRLKQIWYITIPNMKLMISLNLILTVSGLLNSNLDQTLVLMNSQNRESAEVINSYVYRMGLAQGDFSYATAVGLGVSIVSVILLVTANTISKKLNDNQSVL; encoded by the coding sequence ATGGTTGAGACACAAAGTATTAAGAAAGCGCGCGAGCCACTTGCCAAGCGATTCAAGCAATTTTTCATTGATTTTGCTAGACAATGGGAAATTCAATCGATGATTTTACCGGGGATAATCTTTATGTTTATTTTTTGTTATATCCCTATTTATGGTCTAAGTATTGCATTTAAGAGATATACGGTGATCGATAAACTTGATACAGCACCTTGGGTTGGGTTTGAAAACTTCAAGCTAATTTTATCAGATTCCTTTTTCTGGGATTCGGTAGTGAATACGCTTGGAATAAGCTTCTTGAAATTAGGAATTGGATTTATTATTCCAATTATATTATCCATAATGATCTATGAAGTAAGTTCAAGTAGATTAAAGAAATTCGTCCAAACCGTTTCTTATCTACCCCATTTCTTATCATGGATTGTATTAGGTGGTATGTTAATCAATTGGTTCGCGACATCAGGTTTGTTTAATGAAGTGCTTCTTAGTTTAGGTATCATTGATGAGCCGAGAAATATATTGCTTGATCCTAATAAGTATTGGTGGATTGCTACATTATCTGATATTTGGAAAGAAGCTGGTTGGGGAACGATTCTTTATTTAGCTGTTATGGCTAAAATTGATCCGACTTTCTATGAAGCAGCTAAAATTGATGGTGCTGGTCGTCTAAAACAAATTTGGTATATTACGATCCCAAATATGAAGTTAATGATCAGTTTGAATCTAATTCTTACTGTAAGCGGTTTGCTAAATTCCAATCTTGATCAAACATTAGTGCTAATGAATTCACAAAACCGTGAAAGTGCAGAAGTTATTAATTCTTATGTATATCGAATGGGACTAGCCCAAGGTGATTTCTCTTATGCAACTGCTGTTGGATTAGGTGTCTCCATTGTGTCAGTAATTTTACTTGTTACTGCTAATACGATTTCTAAGAAATTAAATGATAATCAATCTGTATTGTAA
- a CDS encoding LacI family transcriptional regulator, translating to MSKVTIKDVAREAGVSISTVSNALNDVNVLTPDTKKHVLSVAKRLNYVPNLNGKLLKSGKTKMLGFFTTSVSGPYFYILVDTMSRECEKRGYGLNVFVTKDKQIIMSNILGSRVDGVIVFEEERIDTKEIITMEKHKIKAVFLDRKFQNETMGSIIFDSFEAGYEATKFLINLGHKKIAFISGVDGMFDSVQRKKGYLAALMEYNIPIDEDYILQGYFEEESSYNAVKFFLKAHAHKVPDAFLAGNDLSAIGCIRGLKSDGYDVPEDITVMGFDDIDIAQYFNPPLTTVRNQIKKQAILVIDHLINLIQEKEQGKIECLPGEIVVRKSSHIKY from the coding sequence ATGAGCAAAGTTACGATTAAAGATGTTGCAAGAGAAGCAGGTGTATCGATATCTACTGTCTCTAATGCACTAAATGATGTTAATGTATTAACTCCTGACACGAAGAAACATGTCCTTAGTGTGGCAAAGCGATTAAACTATGTACCTAATCTGAACGGTAAGTTACTAAAATCCGGTAAAACAAAAATGTTAGGATTTTTTACAACGAGCGTTTCAGGGCCTTACTTTTACATCTTAGTAGATACGATGTCTAGAGAGTGTGAAAAGCGAGGGTATGGGTTAAATGTTTTTGTAACGAAGGATAAACAAATCATTATGAGTAATATTCTTGGTAGTCGTGTGGATGGCGTCATTGTTTTTGAAGAGGAACGGATTGACACAAAAGAGATTATTACGATGGAAAAGCACAAGATTAAAGCTGTATTTTTAGACCGAAAGTTCCAAAATGAAACAATGGGAAGTATTATTTTTGATTCGTTTGAAGCTGGATACGAAGCAACTAAGTTTTTAATCAATCTCGGTCATAAGAAAATAGCTTTTATTTCCGGAGTAGATGGAATGTTTGATAGTGTGCAACGTAAAAAGGGCTATCTAGCTGCATTAATGGAATATAATATTCCAATTGATGAGGATTACATTTTACAAGGTTATTTCGAAGAAGAAAGTTCTTACAATGCGGTGAAATTTTTCTTGAAAGCACATGCACATAAAGTGCCAGATGCATTTCTAGCTGGTAATGATTTAAGTGCAATTGGCTGTATCCGTGGCTTAAAATCAGATGGTTACGATGTTCCCGAAGATATTACTGTTATGGGATTCGATGATATTGATATTGCACAATATTTCAATCCACCGCTTACAACGGTACGTAATCAGATTAAGAAACAGGCGATTCTCGTTATCGATCATCTAATTAACCTGATCCAAGAGAAAGAACAAGGAAAGATTGAATGTCTACCTGGTGAGATTGTCGTTCGAAAATCAAGTCATATTAAATATTAA
- a CDS encoding fructose-bisphosphate aldolase produces MALESMKDMLNKALKEGYAVGQFNINNLEWTQAILAAAQEEKSPVILGVSEGAARHFGGFKVVTAIVSSLIDEMKITVPVAIHLDHGSSFDKCKEAIDAGFTSVMIDASHHPFEENVETTKKVVEYAHSKGVSVEAELGTVGGQEDDVIAEGVIYADPQECFELVKLTGIDCLAPALGSVHGPYKGEPNLGFKEMEEICTKINLPLVLHGGTGIPTEHIKKSISLGTSKINVNTENQIEFTKKVREVLNNDAEAYDPRKFLVPGRDAIKATVIGKIREFGSSNKA; encoded by the coding sequence ATGGCATTAGAATCAATGAAAGATATGTTGAACAAAGCACTTAAAGAAGGTTATGCTGTTGGTCAATTCAACATCAATAACCTAGAGTGGACTCAAGCTATTTTGGCTGCTGCTCAAGAAGAAAAATCACCAGTAATTTTGGGTGTATCTGAAGGCGCTGCTCGTCACTTTGGTGGTTTCAAAGTTGTAACTGCAATCGTTTCTTCTCTTATCGATGAAATGAAAATCACTGTTCCAGTTGCTATTCACTTGGACCACGGTTCTAGCTTTGACAAATGTAAAGAAGCAATCGATGCTGGTTTCACTTCAGTAATGATTGATGCTTCTCATCATCCATTTGAAGAGAATGTTGAAACAACTAAAAAAGTTGTTGAGTACGCACATAGCAAAGGTGTTTCTGTAGAAGCTGAGCTTGGTACTGTTGGCGGACAAGAAGATGACGTTATCGCTGAAGGCGTTATTTATGCTGATCCTCAAGAGTGCTTCGAGCTTGTTAAACTTACAGGTATTGATTGCCTAGCTCCTGCTCTAGGTTCTGTTCATGGTCCTTACAAAGGCGAACCAAACCTTGGATTCAAAGAAATGGAAGAGATTTGCACTAAAATCAACCTTCCTCTAGTTCTTCATGGTGGTACTGGTATTCCAACTGAGCATATTAAAAAATCTATCTCTCTTGGTACTTCCAAAATCAACGTGAACACTGAGAACCAAATCGAATTTACTAAAAAAGTTCGTGAAGTACTTAACAATGATGCAGAAGCTTACGATCCTCGTAAATTCTTGGTTCCTGGCCGTGATGCAATCAAAGCTACTGTTATTGGAAAAATCCGTGAATTCGGTTCTTCTAACAAAGCATAA
- a CDS encoding SDR family NAD(P)-dependent oxidoreductase: MNIFITGANRGLGYEILVEAQKRGHHIYAALRNEEAKSQLTTLITQQGMDASRITILLCDVTKEDDIARTALQLKRSDVVLHSIVNSAAILVGRETSIVDLDMDNVINSFNVNLFGPMRIVKHLLQLLAQKESSIINISSEAGSITNAYAGDYPYSLSKCALNLFTEQLKRWLHTHDTHVWSIHPGWMRTDMGGTSAPLSPQQSAVGIVNIMERKVSIDSSFAFINYKGESMSI; encoded by the coding sequence ATGAATATTTTTATAACGGGTGCTAATCGAGGACTTGGCTATGAAATTTTAGTGGAGGCACAAAAGCGTGGACATCATATTTATGCTGCATTACGTAATGAAGAAGCAAAAAGTCAGCTAACGACTTTAATCACGCAACAAGGCATGGATGCGAGTCGAATAACGATACTATTATGTGATGTAACTAAGGAAGATGACATAGCTAGAACAGCTTTGCAATTGAAACGTAGTGATGTAGTGTTGCACAGCATAGTAAACAGTGCAGCGATATTAGTTGGTCGTGAAACTTCGATTGTTGATTTGGATATGGATAATGTAATTAATAGTTTTAATGTTAATTTATTTGGGCCGATGCGTATCGTTAAGCATTTATTACAACTATTAGCTCAGAAAGAGAGCTCTATCATTAATATTTCATCCGAAGCAGGTAGTATTACGAATGCTTATGCAGGAGATTATCCTTACTCACTCTCCAAATGTGCACTGAATTTATTTACTGAACAGTTAAAAAGATGGTTGCACACACATGATACGCATGTTTGGAGTATCCATCCCGGATGGATGCGTACAGATATGGGGGGAACATCGGCACCACTTTCCCCTCAGCAAAGTGCGGTAGGTATCGTTAATATTATGGAACGTAAAGTATCTATTGATTCTTCATTCGCATTTATTAATTATAAGGGCGAATCAATGAGTATATAA
- a CDS encoding VOC family protein has protein sequence MENLLNTKVITQIGILVEDIEKVSQAYASFFGIDIPPIVVTDVAEVAQTEFMGQPSEARAKLAFFDMGSLQLELIEPDHHESTWRNYLNEHGEGPHHIAFVIEGMKEKIKFLNEQGFTLQQKGEYTGGRYAYMDTFKELKVLIELLENDK, from the coding sequence ATGGAAAATCTATTAAATACAAAAGTAATTACTCAAATTGGGATACTGGTTGAAGATATTGAAAAGGTTAGTCAAGCTTATGCATCTTTTTTCGGCATAGATATACCACCGATTGTAGTGACTGATGTTGCAGAAGTTGCACAAACTGAATTTATGGGACAGCCTAGTGAAGCTCGAGCAAAGTTAGCATTTTTTGATATGGGTTCTTTGCAGCTGGAGCTTATTGAGCCAGACCATCATGAAAGCACATGGCGTAATTATTTGAATGAGCATGGTGAAGGTCCGCATCATATTGCGTTTGTAATTGAAGGGATGAAAGAAAAGATTAAGTTTTTGAATGAGCAAGGATTTACGTTACAACAAAAAGGTGAGTATACAGGTGGTCGATATGCATATATGGATACATTCAAAGAACTGAAGGTACTTATTGAATTACTGGAAAACGACAAATAG
- a CDS encoding LacI family transcriptional regulator translates to MKKSEINSIEVARLAGVSRSTVSRVINNYPNVPVETKEKVMKAIKELNYFPNVSAQMLAGKKSRTIGLFMVSSGEVSVDVLTNMMIVSVIENASDYDYYVLTYIIRDTTDVDITNNVKEIFYQRRIDGGIFIGTEHYEPFVEELIHEGFIIGVFDQEHPDQTTGNRIVANFNNESGMKQAIAYLIGLGHREIGVINGNIRRLSGERKYEGFVQAMELSALPINPSWIIPADFTEEAGYSSMKQFLESNEPLPTAFVAANDSIAFGAVRAIREQGLQVPSDISVIGFDDHILSEKHSPPLTTVKVDFKRLFKDLMSVLITKIEKPSDDIRQVSVDSSLIIRDSCMRKE, encoded by the coding sequence GTGAAAAAAAGTGAAATTAACAGTATAGAGGTTGCACGACTTGCAGGAGTATCACGCAGTACAGTGAGTAGAGTTATCAACAATTATCCGAATGTCCCTGTTGAAACGAAAGAGAAAGTGATGAAAGCAATTAAAGAACTCAATTACTTTCCCAATGTGTCAGCACAGATGTTAGCAGGGAAAAAATCTCGTACAATTGGTCTATTTATGGTCAGTTCAGGAGAAGTTTCTGTAGATGTACTTACAAATATGATGATTGTAAGTGTCATTGAAAATGCATCAGATTATGACTACTATGTACTGACATACATAATTCGAGACACGACAGATGTAGATATTACAAATAATGTGAAAGAAATATTTTACCAGCGAAGAATTGATGGAGGTATATTCATCGGTACAGAACATTATGAACCTTTTGTTGAAGAATTGATTCATGAAGGTTTTATTATTGGAGTATTCGATCAAGAACATCCAGATCAAACGACTGGAAACCGGATAGTCGCTAATTTTAATAATGAATCTGGAATGAAACAAGCCATTGCATATCTAATAGGTCTTGGACATCGTGAAATTGGTGTTATTAATGGTAATATAAGAAGACTATCAGGGGAGCGCAAATACGAGGGTTTCGTTCAGGCTATGGAGTTAAGTGCTTTACCGATTAATCCAAGCTGGATTATACCTGCAGATTTTACAGAAGAAGCTGGATATAGCTCAATGAAACAATTTTTAGAAAGCAATGAGCCATTGCCAACAGCATTTGTCGCCGCCAATGATAGTATAGCATTTGGCGCTGTTCGTGCCATTCGTGAACAAGGTCTACAAGTCCCTTCCGATATTTCGGTTATTGGGTTCGATGATCATATTTTAAGCGAGAAGCATTCTCCCCCATTAACAACGGTTAAAGTAGATTTCAAACGTCTATTCAAAGATTTAATGAGTGTCTTAATTACTAAGATTGAAAAACCTTCAGATGATATTAGGCAGGTTAGTGTAGATAGTTCATTAATTATCCGTGATTCGTGTATGCGGAAGGAATAA